The Nymphaea colorata isolate Beijing-Zhang1983 chromosome 5, ASM883128v2, whole genome shotgun sequence DNA segment GGTAAAGAAAAGGATGGGAAGGCAATTGTGAAAATGAAAGGTAAAGAGCATTATGAGGTCAGTCACAaatttttattgccaaaaaaaaaaagtggacgTTTTCAGTAGGCAAATAAGACGAGATTTCAATTTATTACCAAATGAATTTCTCAATGTCTTGATATTATCATGAcaaaaaaactgtaaaaaaaaaaatcgaaagctgaaagtaaaaaggaaaaaccttgAAACACTTGTAGTTTGCAAGTCCAATCTTTGGAATGTAACTCTTGAGGAGGGAGGACACATTTTTAATGCGGTGGTTTGTTGATAACTTGGTATGACATTGCGACTGGTGAGTTGTATGGCTAACTTATGGTGCCTGTTGGTTAGTTTTGGTTGTAATATGATACAGGTTACCTGTTAGTTGTTTACTTGTTTGCTGATTGTTTGTTATACAAGTAGCATCTTTCTTGCTCAATTAGCAAATCTTAACTTAGTCATTTGTCTTCACATTTTTTAtctctttattttactttttcatttatcctcttttacctattttttggatctttctttttttttttttgaaattcctGATATTCTCTCGAAATTTTCCCAAGGAAATAACCTCACCAAAATATACTCAAAAAGCTTACAGATAAAAAATCTGAGGATTATATCTGTGACTATGCCATGAAGTATAACTGTTGATCTATGTTGCAAACACTAGGCAGGCCTAAGCAGCAGAACCCAGGCCAAAGCGGCAGACCATAGAAGGAACTAGTCAAAGCCTAAGCTGTGCATGGTTGGTGTCTAGGCACTCCTCAACAGAAAGAAGGGATAAAATGTAAAGAGGGGGAAAAaacagaagaggaaaaagggtAAATGTGGGGGTTTTCAGAAAACTCCACCTTCGTCAATAGACTAGAagatataacaaaaataaattaactttTAGGATTAGAACCTAAAAGAAAGGTTTTGTTTGGACCACCTAGGTGCTAGATATTTGGGCTATTGCCTAGCACCTAGGCACACCTATGCATGCTCTTGAATACAAGCTTGCTGATCAGATTAAAataggtatttttttttaaaaaagaagaggaaaagataacGACAGAAAGATGCAAAATATTTACATATCATAGAAAAGGTTGTAGATAAAAAGCATCAATGTTCAATGTTTCAACAAAATATTGTATACAGTAAGAGAGCAAGAATCAACTGTAAGAAAAATATAACTCGGTAAAAAAAAAGCATCCCAAgttataaagagaaaaataatgaaatactAGATGAAACAGGAAAAGTATCACGGACATGAAGTTcacaagaaaatgttgaaaataattgtttcttcctttttcctttttcaaataaCACTGTGTTTCACAATAAGGGGATTAAGAAATTACCTAATGGCTAATGGTATGCAAAGTGGGATTACAGTGGCGTTCACAGTTACGAGacacataaatattttattaaaacaTAAGGTGAAATGATAGACCTTATCAGTTATCACCATTCAACTTAGAAACAAAAgcaactctcttttttttcaagaataCTTGATTATTATTTCTCATAAATCTTAAATAAAGAATAACACTTATCTAAGCTGCAGAAAAGCTATTATTGAGGAATCTTGTTTGATTACTTGTCCAGCAAGCCAATAACCAAACGAGAAAGATATGGAATTCACTATTTTAACTCAGATGAAATCACGAAAATTGAGACAGATCAATGACTAGAaggatcaaataaatcattagTTTAGTTTTTCAGAATACAATGGAGAACCATTGGTCCAAACCAGTCACCGATCTTAATCTCAGAAACGAGTATTTCTTGCACTATTAACAAATATTTTTGCTCCAGAGAACCTTAGAAAATCTTGAAACACCAAAATattgaaaaactaaaatgaatataaaaaactGTATGAGAGAATAGATTCCACAAAATTATCCTAAAGAATCATGATCAAATGATTACAGAAAATTTTTTCAGgatttaaaataagaaagaaaccaCAAAAATAGAGCACCTATAATCTTATATGcacaaaatatataaagaaCAACTTTTTTAACTTCAGAAAATAATAATGATTGTTAcaatattatcacaatataCATTTCCGCCATCTCTTAATTTCTTATTGTAATGTGCATAAGTTTATCATAGCTTGCCAACATTATCAcagtatttttgaaaagttaatagaaacaagcaaaaaagtatttgaaaaaaaaaaaacattaaaaaacaagtATGAAAAAAGGCCTTTTTCCAAGGTCTCATGAAAACATAGGCAAATCCTGAGACAATGTTGAAACTTATTTGTTCTTTGATGATCTGATGCAGATGCCAGGTTTTTTTGTTGATACTATCAACTGCCTTAAATAATGATATCAACAAGCTTAAATAGTGATGCCAACAAACTTTGAAATATGCACTAATCTCAACCATGTAATCAAAATGATCAGACAGCTCATAAAAGGATAGATGTAAAATCGCTTCTGGAAAAATTAGATGATAGGTACTTTCTGGATTACAGCCTTCACAACTATTTAATATGATCAGATGGTTGATATCAGTACAAACTAGTGCCCATATTTACCAATGCTTAGATTCCAGAAACCCTTGTTTGACAAAtcattctttttagtttttgccAACTGAATCAGTGGGGATGGCCTTGAAAACAGCTAATATCTGGTGAAAGAACTCACAAAAAGGAATCAAAACCAAGACATAATTGAATGATTTATATCAGCAAAAGtttcacattcatttatttGTATTCAGGAGGTCTGCATCCTCACAGCACTTGTGACTGCCATGATGGCATCATCTACAAACAGTTAGAACAATTAGCACCATAAAAAGGGAATGAGTTTAACCAAATTATCCAACAAATCAAACCAACTACCTTTCAATCTATTTCAAAACGAATAACCAAAAGATATGCTTAGTATAACAAAAAAGGTTAAGTATTATGTGCATTTGATAACTGGATCcatgaaaatgcaaaacaaaataaagggtaCAAGCTAGATAAGATACCTGGAGAGTTAAAGCACTGGTGTGCTTTGTAACCAAGAAATTGGTTAAGTTGACAAAATATGCCAATGATGAATTGAACAACAAATACCAAACAATCTTGACATCCTGTCTTGCAAGTGCAACAGTCATTCCCAGCACATTTGGCTCCATAAACAAGGTTGCAGGCAGTAAAAGCACCACAGCAATAGGGGCCATATAGAGAAGAAGATTCATGGAATTAAGTTTTTCCCTGTGAATAAAGAAGCTAAGAGTTTTAGTACAGTTTCAATTAGCACACGCCATTAAGTAGTCATCACATCAGAAGGATAAACATCTTTAACAGAAGGGGGATAAAACCATCCAGACAAATCACAAATATTTCATGGCATTGTCAATCACGGggcaaacaagaaaagataTCTACAGAAGGCACACCAGTTACATATGCATGCAGTTAAGTTGTTGCATAAAACTGCTCTTAAGTAGTCACACTTATATACAAGGATAAGACAAGTATGAGATGGTTGCCTACCCAACCATCCAAACCACAGAAACCCTGTTCTTTTGGAAATGTAGCCACTAATAGCAGAAACATACCCTTCAGAAGACAGCAAGATCCCTTGAAGGACTGATTTTAGCGCCCTTGCAGCAGTTGCACCAATGCACATTATGAAACCAAACAAATGGAAACTTGGCTCGCCCTACAAAAAGATAAACATGGTTGTTTAGTTCACTACAGAAAAACTGATGTACATTCACCGACAAGTAAGACAAATTTTACATACAATTTAAACAAAGTGCAAGGCGATTCATCAAGCTCCTTAAAAGTAAGCAAGTAGACCAACGATCGCCACCAATGGAACCAGGATCAACTAAGATACATAGAAATAAAGCGACACTATTATAACAGCATCTTCAGCAGCCAACTATGCAGCATGTTATGGACACGAGCAGACTGCATCGAAACAAGGGAAAAAGCAAACGGTTGTATTGCTTTGAACAGCACCGGATGCCGTAAGGGCCTAAGGGGCACATTATTGTCGACTTACCAAACGGGGGAAAAAAAAGCCACTCCTAGAATCCACATCGTGATTAAATGATCTCATCCACAAGAAGAGTATAATGTGCCAAACAATATAACAATCTGCAACCCAGAGGCTAAAAAAGCAAGTCGTACGACGAAGATAATACATGCATCAAACAAatattagatccaaattcaacatgtCGATCAAGAAATGTAACACAAACTTGACGAATCTAATTAATTTAAAGCGCAAATAACGACAatccagaaaaaggaaaaagcgaGCTCGACGACTCACCCCGCTTGCTATGATAACTCCTGTGACGACAGGAATCAGCGTCACATACGTTAGCCAAGCCTCCCGCTTCACCGTCATAATATAAGCAAAAACTGCAGTGAAAAACGGCGTCGTCGCCCCCACCGCCTGGTTGAAGGACACAGGTAGGTACTTCAGCGAAACATTGCCACTAACCACCGAAGTGCAGAATATGGCGCTGAGGGCCGCGATTTTCATGAACTGCACCCTCGACCGAATCGTCTGCATTGGCACCATCTTGAACCAGGCGACCGCAACGTAGCACAGGAGCGAGCAAGCCATCATGTGGCACATCGTCAGGAAGATCGGGAACCGGAAACCATAGTTGCTGAGCAGATATTTGTTCAGCAAAAGGACCCCGATATTGGAAGCATACCACGACGAAACAAGTCCTAACGTAAACAAACGGCCGCCGCCAGCACCGCCGGCGGATTTCCCCGCCTGAAGCGGAAGCGAGCCCTTCATTTCTCCCCCAACTCCTGAATTTCCCCTCTTCCTCCGACCTCACCTCTCGATCAACACCAAAACCGAAGAATTCAACTCGATCTACTAACACTCCCAAAAGAACCACGGTTTCCGCAAGAAATCATCACAATCGCGGGTCCTCTCCACCTCCGACGAACTAAATCAACGATTGGCGAGCTGTATCTCCACTCTCCCGCCAAAAGATCACCAGATCCGCGGAGCTAGAGATGGAAACCCGGGCGAGCTACCGTTCGCGAGAGGAATCATGGGCGGAGGACTCAGATCTGACGATAATTCAGCCCAGAGGGAAGCGATATCGCAATCGATCCACGCGGAATTCTCAGGAGGCGAGGGGGGACGGGATCGCGATACGAGTCGGAGATCTAGGGTTCGGGAGAAGAGAATTGGCAGCCCTCATCATCAGAAGAGAAACATtcggaagaagagaagaagaggaggaggaggaggaaggaacgGTGGGCACCTCtcgttctctctccctctcccttcctctccgTCTGTCTCTTTTGTATTGGGAGGAATGGCGAGAAGGGAAGCCCTTCGCTTCGGTCAGGCCGACACGGTTGGAAGAattgagaggagagagagagaggacgcaggagaacaaaaaaggaaatggcTTTTATGCAgtggaatggaatggaaaggccAAACTCATCGCCCCTCGAAGTGTGAAAATTTTCGGTAATGCCATCGACTCGGCCAACCCTTGAACCATGCGTTTCCGTGTTGACTTCATGGCTTCGTTCCTTTCACAAAAGAAATTTCTGTAATGGACCGctttgtaaacatgatttcCAAAACGGAGCTCATGCCTTTTGGTTTTTCACATTTCAGCTTCGCCATTTattcaaagaagaatgagaCACAGTTATCTAATGTGGAAATTTATATACAACTATTTTTAGAAATCCGTTTAGAGAACTTTGGAAAAAATAAACCTGTTTGAGATTATATAAATAGCTGATCCAATAACGAAACATGCTCGCAAATGAATACTTCACATAAAAAGTATCTGATATCTGAATCGCAAACTAAAAAAGATgatcaaatgaacaaaaaaaggaaattcaaactCGAAGCTTGTTTATGTTATACTACCAAAAGTCTGCGgtgtttttctaatttcttcataatGAAACTGCTCTTCCCCTCAATCTTCTTTAGTTTGGCTGGGTTAGGTTGGCTTGactttatttgtttattttttcagcttACTTGCATAGCAAAATATCTCAAATATTTCCATAATATTTgtagttttttatttcttatactTTTATCAGCAAAGGATTATGCTTTTATATTTCTGTGATTATTTCCATAATATACAATTCCACTATCCCCGTCCTTCCGTTATCAGTAAGTTACTCTTAAGCATGTGATTGTTATATTTAACCTAAAGTTTTCTCTCTCACAACTAAGATATAGAACCAAGAATTTATCCAAAACAAGCTTTTCCTTCCTTGGTTAAAATTGATTACTAACACAATGAATATGTCCAACCAAAAGATtattaaagttgaaaatttcagTGGCCAAAGAACCCTTCATGATAAAACCATTAGGTTTGCTAATGTATAGTTTTTAGGTTTGAAACatgaacctcatttttttttcttgcatcaGCAAATATTAATTCTGGGTGAACGGGGTTTTCTACCGCCTGGCAGAAGGGTGAAGTCTCCACTCAACCCCTTATCCCCTAAAATAAGGCGGTAAAAACCATAGAAATTCAACATGAGAACCTACCTATTAGCCCCCGCACTGGCCATTGCCAACACCCTTGGGGATGACAAATGTTAATTGGAAATCTAACTTTATAGTAGCCTTTTTAAGTCTAATtaaaatacaaatgaaaaaggaaaaaagtgaaacctgtttgtttttttgtgaatttaaatAAGAGAACTTGGCTGACCCACAACTACAAGGTCAATTATGATTCGATTCTCATAGGTGTCAACCCATGTGAAAGCTTAAGCAAGCATAGGCCCTTGGAGAAGGAGTGCTACCCTTGGGGTTTTATGCTGCTGTGCGATTGAGATGAGGTTTTCTTGGGTCCCAActtctatctatctatatatatatatatatatatatatatatatagagagagagagagagagagagagagagagagcttaggCTCATGTGTAAGGGTTTGAGAGAGAAGCAACAAAAATCATCCACTGTAAACCCTCTTCAAGAGTAAGACTCAAGCCTCAAAGGGCATAGCATAACTGGACATAAGACATTTCACACTCAAGGTATCTAAGCTTCAAATCTCATGGTCACTGTCATGTTCTTGCGTGTTACTCCTCTGGGCTGTAAATGGTGGCAATCACGACACAAGGTTGAAGTAGTAACACTCAAGCCTCTTAAGAAGGGAACTAGAAAGAACGTAACTTCCTTGATcctcttccttccttcaaaCTCGAAATCCTTATCGTATGAAAGAGAACGGGATTCTCCATTTCACACGGTGTCTTGTACTGGGGGCGGGGCGGTCGTTTTCTCATCTAGATTGAGACCTACCCTTGCATGTGAATAACACAAAAGGTTTACCCTATGATCTGAGCTTCTTATTTGGGCCCCCCAACACATCACATGTGTTTGGGGTGCCTTAAATTACAAACATAACCCCGAAACAAGGCACATAATGAGAATGAAAagtcatttttccattttatcctCATGAGCAGaggtggagttagaaatttttcatgaggggggtcgaattaaagtttctaaattttgacatgggccGAAGTAtcacttttcaaaaattttattgaagataaataaaattttctaaaatttacatgtcaatttcgaaaaaaaattcttttgaggtggggccagggcccatgcgggcccCCCTTGCCTCTGCCCCTACTCATGAGGGGGTAACTTGGTGCATTCTCAGGGTGTCAAACACACTCCAAACATGCACCATGAACTCACAATTATTAAGATCAAATTGTTcaggagaaaagaagaagaagaaaacaacacaGTGAAGAAGAGAAGTCTAAAGTAGAAGGGCAAACAAGAAGTTCAATTGGCTATAAGAAGAAGGTCAATAGcattatcaaaagaagaagaaaaaaaaaaaacccatttgAGTAACAAAGACAAGAAGCAGGTGAAGGCGATGAAATAGCAAAACCTTGAAGGGGAGGCGGCAGATTTGATCACTAAAGATGCAAAAAagggaagcatgaatggaggaagaaaggaagaatcTTTTAGTTTCATGAAAGTGTGGAAGGACCTCCCTTTAAAGATGGtgatcaagaaagaaagaagaatgagaaaatggTATCAGTCTAAACTCATTCACACCCTGCAAGGTTTCATCTAAAGAAggaagaatgaagaaaagccACAACCCAAACTCATTCACACACTATAAGGTTTCCATTTAAGTAGGTCCTTTAGAAGTGAAGGCAATAGAGGGAAAGAGATATAAAAGGACCAACTAAGCGAATTAGGACATCAAGACTTCCTAATGGTAAAAGACAACCTGTCACaacaacaaataaacaaaagaagggagacaaaataaaaatcagCTTATCGCTGACATTAAAAAGGATAGTGTCGTTAAAGGTGGCCATTTCCCTGGAAAAACATCATCACTGGCATAGTCAGGCATTGCACTCAAAAAGACATGCACAATTTGTTGATAATCTTTTAGTGACACTTTTTTCACCGACATTTGTTAGTAGTTACATTAATGAAAGTCTTACAGATGCTTTTCCCTCTTtaatgaggttttttttttgtgtgtgccACTTAGCAAATTTTGTATAGTGTTCAACCAAAAGcaaattttccttttgaataaaaatttaGTTGGGAAAATGTGTCACAAGTCCAAAATATCCTCAAACACTGGAAGTGGACGAGACACTTTAACCATAGTCAGCTAGTAGAATTAACATatagaaaaaacaagcaaagagaaggtagaattttgtttttcttacttACTAGATCATTGAAATCTTGGTCGAAAACacagagaaggagaagaagctATATACTTACAATAAGAATGTAGAAAGAATACTTAAAAGCACCAAAGGAATGTATTGCTTTACGTGGCAAGATTCTGTCACTGATTGGACTTTGTACTCTTTTGTTCATTAAGGACAAGAGAGAATCCTATGTTCAATTTAGTGAGGAGATTTCAAGATGCAAGAAAACTTCTATTCTcatgaaagaaagaaacgaTGGGAGATTTACAAGAACCAAATTGATGTGATATCTAGGAATATAAACAGATTGAAGATTGCCTAATCAATGTTGAAAGGGGAAAAAGTGTTAGAAAAAAGTCGAAAACCCTTCTTTAAATGGAAATATCTAGCCAGAAGTTGAAATTGAGGTATGGATGACTCAtgataagaaataaaaatacaaaatattttcatgTAGTGGCAAGATAATAAcaatatgaaaagaactacCACTTGtgtggaaaaataaaagaacacaaAGTTAGCTGCATTCACTAAGGACATGCATGAGGAAGTAGTGAGGTTATACTTGGAAGGCTAGTGCTCTAGAGTatgaaaaagatatatatatatatatatatatatatatatatatatatatatatatatatatatatatatatataatttgatttttaacGTGGAGAAATAGCACCTGGATTGAAAGTTTGTCACTCATCCGAAGGTGTAAATTAAACTCCAACATATTACCTCATCCCAAGAGCTTATGCCTGATTTGGTTTGCACAAGTAGGGcagggcatcgggccggcccgataggGAGTCGGGCTTGAGCCGGGTTGCAGCCTATGACTGCAGCTGGGCCCTACCCAACTGCCTGAAACCTGGGCTTGGGTTTGGCCTGATTAAACTATCATAattataacattatatatatatatatatatatatatatatacacacacacgtaaTTAtacatacaaataaaaaatataaaaaataagtgaTCATATGAACAGAGATTGGATCCTTTTAGATACAACTGCATATAGTTGAATTCTAAGTATAAAATGAGGGCCTCAAGGGACATAGTGCAGCTTGCGACAAGGTAGCTCACACTCAAACGAATCATGTGGTTGTTGTCATATTTCATTGTGTTACTCTTGTGAACTGCAAATGACGGTAAACACGACCCCCAAGTTGAAGAATGTATCATAAGCCTACTAAAGGCCGAAGCATGCTTGAAAGACATAAAGGTATGATACTATTGAGGGTTTTATGTCCAAGGCACTAATAAGTTTTTAAGAGGCGGTTGATATGTAAATAATGAAATGACTATGAGGTACCAATGTAAAAATAAGCAAGGTTGTATGGGCTGGTGGCTTCTATGTATCATACCTTTATGTCTGGGCTAGCAGCGCTGCTGACGATAGGATGGGAAAAGCCACTGGGCCTCCCCCTACCCTGttgattcaaaagaaaaatgaaagggaaaaatcaTCAGGTCAATGACCACCGCTCCGATTCAAGTATTGCGTGACTCTCGATAGTCAGAATCATCTTGACCTAATAGTTTTTATTAGTTACCCTTGAGTTCAAAGGATTTAATTTGAATGAATAAatctaataaataaataaataaataatagaaCGCGTCATGGAGTCCTACTCAGAtagaacataaaaaataatagaacGCGTCTCTACGacatataattttatataagataattcTCTCCTCTTTTGTAGTACACACGGAAGCTTGGACTGAAAGAGTTGACTTAGAGGACGCCTTTCCCTTCAAATTCCGCATTCGCCAAACCCATTCGTATCACATGACAACGACCGCCGGAATATTGAATTCTCCGCAATACTTTGTATTAGAATAAAAATTCCGGCGAACTGGCACAGTTATCCTCACGCGTTCTACCTACCTTTTCAAGTTGAGGGGATGATCAAAATTAGTTCGTTAGCAGGAACGTTGAATATGagccaaaaccaaaaaatgctGCCTTATAACCTAAACTTTCCAAgtccacattatatatatatatatatatatactctttaTTCTGCCCATAACGGGTGGATGGTGGCCTTTTTCAAACGTTTGACTacacaagtatatatatatatatatatatatctcgctTTGATTACGAGATCAGAACAGTCAAAACACTCAAAAtgaatcatgctttagttcaagtcattttcgtaaaaaaaaaaattgatctctGCACTaccaaaatttgatgttataacagctattcaattttttttactattaaaaacattattttaagtAATAAAACAACAAACTTAAAACATGTTTCTCATAAATCACTCATAAGATCATATCTattttaccatatatatatatatatatatatatatatatatatatatatatatatatatatatatatatatatatatatatatatatatatatatatatataaaggagaTTTGAAATATGGTAGATGTTGACAGATGACTAGATATTCAAAAGTTGTACCTAAATGCGCCACAAACCGTTGTTAAACCAACACATATCCATtgaagagagaggagagagaagctccCATTTGGTTGCCGCCTACCATGGCTCTCCCTGTCATGGTAGCGTCGGGAGATATCGCAGGAATGACTCTCGACCCAAATGAAGACCTTCTGAACGAACCACCCCTGATGAGAGACGAGACGACGACAAGTGAgcagaaaggaaaaacagaacaGCAATGGCTGTAGGAGGAGGTAATTGGTGAATGCATGGAAGATTTGGAGCTGTGGCCGAGCTATAAATTTCTGTCTAAGGGGGCATTATTGATTTATGTTTTAAGaggcactcatatgtaaaaggaaaaacagaaaaaaaaagagcattaatatgcaaatatttctggctaaggggaattattattttgtttttcaagctttaaggagcaccaatatattaaaaaaaaaagagtattaATATGCAAATAAGATACTATGCCTTTCTGTCTCCGGGCCCTCGTAGTGTAGTTGCTTCTCTTGATAGATTATGTAGCAAATTCTTTTGGGGAGATTCTAAAAACCACCAAACCCTAGGAGGCATTTGAtagtatgaaattttgattcaagaatgaaaattccagaatcataattcctcttcaaagtagaatgaaatcaaaattccggGTTTTACTTTCTTAATTTCAGAAACAAAATGCCccatttgtttaataattctaatttcttaaaaaatgaacattttgattctaaaattccatgattctgGGTATATCAAGCGCTCCTTACGAGATCCCACATGACTTAATTAGCATTTCGAGCCCATGTTTTCGGACCCCAATTGGGTCAGTTGTCCAAATTAAGTACCTTATAACAAAGAGTATGTGGACCTTCAAACTAAAATCCTACTCTTTCTGGTCATGGAAAGTTATTAGAAGGGGTTGGAGTGGTGCATGGTTTGAATCTCCCTCTTTGAACTTTTCTTCCGGAGGCAGCGAGTCAGGTCAACTTTGTTGCCCAGGCCCGGTATGTTCGAGCTGAGCACtggggatgtcaacagatcagattcaaatcacatatatccttaatcatatctgctttttcggatattcacatatttggattcaaatttgattaaagaaaagtcatatccaaatccgaatccaaaatctattttttgaattcaatCTAACCCTGAtttttatatccgaatctgaatctaaattttaccggattttgccaattttaaatatttaatagcattagatatataatatttgtctaaaaatgaatcatatcagatatttatttatatccaaatccaaattcgatcagatgccatttattaaatccgattccgatccgatttcttaatcggatattatttttttttttcatatccaattttctGGATTGGATGGGTTGAATATCCGATTTAaataggatatattgacatGTACCCGTCCTCATGCC contains these protein-coding regions:
- the LOC116254045 gene encoding probable sugar phosphate/phosphate translocator At3g11320 is translated as MKGSLPLQAGKSAGGAGGGRLFTLGLVSSWYASNIGVLLLNKYLLSNYGFRFPIFLTMCHMMACSLLCYVAVAWFKMVPMQTIRSRVQFMKIAALSAIFCTSVVSGNVSLKYLPVSFNQAVGATTPFFTAVFAYIMTVKREAWLTYVTLIPVVTGVIIASGGEPSFHLFGFIMCIGATAARALKSVLQGILLSSEGEKLNSMNLLLYMAPIAVVLLLPATLFMEPNVLGMTVALARQDVKIVWYLLFNSSLAYFVNLTNFLVTKHTSALTLQVLGNAKGAVAVVVSIMLFRNPVSVTGMLGYTLTVIGVVLYSEAKKRCK